In one Epinephelus moara isolate mb chromosome 6, YSFRI_EMoa_1.0, whole genome shotgun sequence genomic region, the following are encoded:
- the LOC126392496 gene encoding free fatty acid receptor 2-like yields the protein MEPAVRSEVILSVYIISFLIGLPSNLLSLYAFSVKINSKPLPTDILLLNLTVSDLLFLIILPLKMYEAASGMEWHLPSFLCSITSFTFFSTIYTSSLLLMAVSVVRYIGVAFPVTYHQLLKPVYAIVTSAVIWLISAAHCSITFIIQHHPSLSSKNSSVCYENFTEKQLKVLLPVRLEFFFVLCLTPLLICVYCYMHCILILYSRPRISRMQKQKAIGMAMGTLAVFLICVLPYNFSHLLGYFMNESPKWRYYTLLLSTFNTCIDPIIFYYSSSAFHCNSKKSIFRKHVVTVPGLQKQPTSSG from the coding sequence ATGGAGCCAGCAGTGAGGAGTGAGGTCATTCTCTCAGTTTACATAATTTCCTTCCTCATAGGCCTGCCATCCAACCTCCTGTCTCTGTACGCCTTCAGCGTTAAGATCAACTCCAAGCCCCTGCCAACAGACATCCTGCTTCTCAACCTGACTGTCTCTGACCTGCTCTTTCTGATCATCCTTCCTCTCAAGATGTACGAGGCAGCGTCAGGCATGGAATGGCACTTGCCCAGCTTCCTGTGCTCCATCACCTCCTTCACCTTCTTCTCCACAATCTACACCAGCTCCTTGCTGCTGATGGCGGTCAGTGTGGTCCGCTACATCGGGGTAGCTTTCCCTGTCACTTATCACCAGCTGCTCAAACCTGTGTATGCAATAGTTACCAGTGCTGTTATTTGGTTGATCTCAGCAGCACACTGCAGCATCACTTTCATTATCCAGCACCACCCATCCCTGTCCAGCAAAAACTCCAGTGTGTGCTATGAGAACTTCACTGAGAAACAGCTGAAGGTCCTCCTCCCTGTTCGTTTAGAGTTTTTCTTCGTGCTGTGCCTCACACCTCTTCTGatctgtgtttactgctacatGCACTGCATCTTGATCTTGTACAGTCGCCCCAGGATATCCCGGATGCAGAAACAGAAGGCCATTGGTATGGCCATGGGGACTCTAGCTGTGTTTCTCATTTGTGTGCTGCCATACAATTTCTCCCATTTACTGGGTTACTTCATGAATGAGAGCCCAAAATGGAGGTACTACACTTTGCTACTCAGCACCTTCAACACCTGTATTGATCCCATTATCTTCTACTATTCCTCCTCCGCTTTCCACTGCAATAGTAAAAAGTCAATTTTCAGGAAGCACGTAGTCACTGTTCCAGGATTACAAAAGCAGCCCACGAGCTCTGGCTAA